The genomic DNA CCTACACGATGCCCGACGACGCCACCGACGTCGTGGTGCTGCGAGTGGTGGTCCGTGAGGGGTTCTCGGCCGATCTGGCCCGGGCGCTCAAAGAGGACACGATCACGGTGCTCGGGCGGCTCGACAAGCTCAAGCCACGCGGAGCGTTCGACGACCTGCAGCCGTTTGCGCACTAGAGGGTGCTAATCGGTCCGCTGATCTGGCCCGATGCCTACCTCTGGGACAATGGTCGGCGGTGATATGACATGCAGACGACTGAACTCGCGACCGCGCTGACCCCGCACGCCTCGCCGCGCGCGGTCGTGGACCTCGGCGCGATCGACCACAACGTCCGCCTGCTGCGTGAACATGCCGGCAGCGCCCGTGTGATGGCCGTGGTCAAGGCCGACGGATACGGCCACGGCGCGGTCGAGGTGGGCCGGGCCGCCTTGGCCGCCGGGGCCGCCGAACTCGGGGTGGTGACCATCGCCGAGGCGGTGGCACTGCGGGCCGGCGGGATCACCGCCCCCGTGCTGTGCTGGCTGCACCCGCCGGGCTCTGACTTCACCCCCGCGCTCGAGAACGATGTGCAGATCGCGGTGTCCTCGGTGCGCCAACTCGACGATGTGCTGGCGGCCGTGGACCAGACCGGCCGTACCGCGACGGTCACGGTGAAGGCCGACACCGGCCTGAGCCGCAATGGTGTCAGCCCGGCCGATTTCCCCGCGATGGTCGCCGCGCTGGGCCGGGCCCAGGCCGACGGCGCGATCCGCGTGCGCGGCATCATGAGTCACCTGGTGCACGGCGACGAGCCCGACAATCCGTTCAACGAGCTGCAGGGCAAGCGCCTCACCGCGATGCGGGAGCAGGCCGCCGAG from Mycobacterium sp. DL440 includes the following:
- the alr gene encoding alanine racemase, giving the protein MQTTELATALTPHASPRAVVDLGAIDHNVRLLREHAGSARVMAVVKADGYGHGAVEVGRAALAAGAAELGVVTIAEAVALRAGGITAPVLCWLHPPGSDFTPALENDVQIAVSSVRQLDDVLAAVDQTGRTATVTVKADTGLSRNGVSPADFPAMVAALGRAQADGAIRVRGIMSHLVHGDEPDNPFNELQGKRLTAMREQAAEQGVVFEVAHIANSPAAMTRPDLAFDMVRPGIAVYGLSPIPERGDMGLLPAMTLKCPVALVRSVHAGDGVSYGHRWIADRDTTLGLLPVGYADGIFRLLSGRIEVLINGRRCPAVGRICMDQFVVDLGPDATDVAEGDDAILFGPGTKGEQTAQDWAELLGTINYEVVTSPRGRITRTYLQAGRER